TTGTGCCGCGAATCAATCTGCCAGGCCGGAAGGCCTTCGATGCCGGAAGTCTCATGGGCCACAACGCGCGGGAGCGGGGGACGCTCACGGGCAGGCTGCGGGGTCTGAGAATGTCGGGAGTCGTGCTTTGGGGCAAGGGGGCGGGTCAGGATGTGCCGCACCCACACCGCGCCAGCCCGCTTGGGGAGATCAACCCGGGGGCTCACCTCGAAGGGAGCCGCCACACGGGCATCCAACGCCCTGGTTACCGCAGGAGCCCCCGCGCATCCACCGGCCGCGGGGGCCGCGAACTACTCAGCCGCACTCCAGCCGCCCCACGACTCCTCGGCGTAGCCCCAGCGGCGGCTGGGCGTGCCCTCGTCGGAACTCGAAGATTCCGATTCACCGTCCTGCCGCGGATCCACATAAGGCAACCCTTCATCATCCATGTAGGTGGTGTCGTCGTGAACCATGTCCGGCTCCTCTGGAGGCCACCCTGGTGAAGGTGGACGTCCCATTCCGGCCAACCCGGGCCCGCCCCATGCGGCACCCGCCCAAGCACTCGTTGACCGATTTACCGACCATGTTGGGGATGTCGCCTTGCGTTGTAAAGCCCCGGGCCTTTTAAAGTTCCAGGCCACATGTCGTCCATCTGCCTACCTGCCTACTCTCCAGTGAGAAGACCTCGTATTTCCAGGCAGTTACAATTCGTTGGACGTCCGACAATGCCCGTGGCAATCGTACAAGGTAAGCCTGGGGCGCCTGAGAGGGAACCCCACGGGCATTGACGACATGGCATTTTCAAGGCGCCCCGAATGGCGGGGCTCCGCCGGTAAATTCGTACGCCCCCCGCGCGCTCAGCGGCCGTCCAACGCCAGGTTTCTCCAGTGAAGGACACCTGGGGCAGCAGGGCGCTTGATTCGCGAATCACCCCTGTTAGGGTTGAAGCGTACTCAAGAAATTGCCGCGACGCGGCAGCCCGGGCCCATCCGCCGCGCCCTAGAGGTCCTTAGAGTCCCATGAGTCCCATCATCACCGGCCTGTTGCTTGCCCTCGCCATTCCCATCTTCGTCATCACCATGTCCGGGCGCGTGGGCGTCCTGCTGGCGATGAAGAAGGAGAACCGGCTCGACAACATCCCCTTCCGCGTGGCGCAGTTGGTGCGCTTCGGCCTCGGGCAGAAGCGACTGGTGGATCCGGAGGAGTTCACGCCGGGCCTGTTCCACGTCCTCATCTACGCGGCCTTCATGGTGCTGGCGCTGCGCACCATCATGCTGTTCGCCATGGGCTTCTCCACCACGGCGCTGGAGGTGCTGACGGACCTGAGCGTGCCGTTCTGGACGGATCAGCCCGCGCTGCTCTTCCTCTACAAGGTGTACCTGCTGGGCAAGGACGTGGTCGCCGCGCTGGCCCTGCTGGGCGTGGCCTACTACATCTGGGTCCGCTGGCAGGTGAAGCCGGACCGCCTGACGCCGTCGTGGGAGGCGTACCTCATCCTGTGCTTCATCGGCGGCCTGATGGTCTCCGAGTTCCTCTTCGGAGGCAGCCACCTGGTGGCCCAGGCCGCCGCCGCGCAGGCGCCCATCCCGGTGGTGTGGTGGGAGCCGTTCACCAGCCTGACGGGCATGGCGATGGCACCGCTGGGCGTCACCGCCGCGCACGTGGTGGGCGTGGCCGGCTTCTGGATTCACCTGGTCATCATCCTGTCGTTCCTGAACTTCCTGCCCATCGGCAAGCACTTCCACATCATCACCGGCCTGCCCACGGTCTTCTTCCAGCGCACGCACTCCACCGGCAAGCTGCCCACGCCGGACCTGGAGAAGGAGGAGTTCGGCGCGGCCACGGTGAAGGACCTGACGTGGAAGCAGGGCATGGACCTCTACTCCTGTACGGAGTGTGGTCGCTGCCAGACGCACTGTCCCACGTACATCACCGGCAAGCCGCTCACGCACAAGGCCGTCAACCAGGACCTGAAGCATTGGATCTGGGACAACGAGCAGTGGGTGGAGGAAGGCTACGGCCCCAACGGCATCAAGGAGCCGCTGCCGGAAATCGTCGGCAGCGCGCTGTCGGCGGAGACGGTGTGGGCGTGCACGAGCTGCGGCTGGTGCGAGCAGGCCTGCCCGGTGTTCATCGAGAACGTGCCGCGCCTCATCGACATGCGCCGCTACCAGGTGCAGGTGAAGGCGGAGTTCCCGGCGGAAATCCAGCGCGTGTTCGAGGGCATCGAGCGCCAGGGCAACCCCTGGGGCCTGGGTCAGGACCGGCGCGACGAGTGGGCGGAGGACCTGGCGCTGCCCACGTGGGGTGACGACGGCGGTCCGTACGAGTACCTCTTCTTCGTGGGCTGCGCGGGCAGCTACGACGACAAGCAGAAGAAGGTCAGCCGCGCGCTGGTGAAGATTCTGCGCGAGGCGGGCGTGAGCTTCGCCACGCTGTCCAAGCAGGAGATGTGCAACGGCGACTCCGCGCGCCGCATGGGCAACGAGTACCTGTTCCAGACGATGGCGAAGACGAACATCGAGTCGTGGAACTCGATGGGCGTGAAGGCCGTCATCACCCAGTGCCCGCACTGCTTCAACACCATCAAGAACGAGTACCCGGAGTTCGGCGGCGAGTACCGCGTCATCAACCACACGCAGCTCATCAACGAGCTGCTGAAGGAGAAGCGCATCCGGCTCTCCGCGGTGATGAACAGCAAGCTCACCTACCACGACCCCTGCTACCTGGGCCGCCACAACGGCGTCTACGACGCGCCCCGCGAGGTGCTCAACGCCATCCCCGGGCTCGAGGTGGTGGAGATGCAGCGCAGCAAGCGCGAGGGCTTCTGCTGCGGCGCCGGCGGCGGCCGCATGTGGATGGAGGAGCACATTGGCACGCGCATCAACCACAACCGGTTGAACGAGGCCGCGCTGACGCTGAAGCACGCCGAGGACCCGTCCACGCCGTACCCCAACGCCGCGGACAAGAAGAAGCCGGGCCAGGTGGGCGACTACAAGGAGCAGGGCGGCAGCGGCATCGTCGCGGTGGCGTGCCCGTTCTGCTCCACGATGCTCTCCGACGCGGTGAACGACACCGGCCGCGAGCAGAACATCAAGGTCAAGGACATCACCGAGCTGGTGGCCGACGCGCTGGAGACCAAGAGCGGCGCGGTGGGCACCGTGGCGCCGAGCGCGACGGTGAGCGCCAAGCCGGAGTAGCACCGGTGTGGCGGGCCCGCTGAAGGGCCCGCCCAGCGCCGCGTTTCACGGCCCAGGGCCCGGAGGCTTCCACCGAGAAGCCCCGGGCCTTCGCCGTTTCAGGGCTTGCGCTGCTTCTCCGAGCGGAAGACGCGCTCCAGGCGCTTGGTGGCGCCAGCGTCCCCCAGCTTGCCGGAGACGTACGCCCCCGCCGAGGCGAGCTTGCGGCGGAAGCTGTTGTCCTGGGGCTCGGGCCGGTCCAGGCGCAGGTCCGTGATGCCCAGGCCAGACAGCAGCGTGCGGGCCAGGTCCTGCTCATCCGCGCGCGCGTGGGGCATCAGCCACTCACAGACCTCGGTGTGGCCGTGCGCGGCGGCCATGATGAGCGCGGACTCACCGATGCGGTCCGTCAAGTCGGGCTCCGCGCCCGCGTCCAGCAGCAGTTGCACCAGGTCCGCCCGCCCCGCGCGGGCCGCGGCCATCAGCGGCGTGCGGCCCTCGGCGTCGAAGGGGTTCGGGTCCGCGCCGGCGGACAGGTGGGACTCCACGGCGTCACGGTCGCCCGCGAGCACGGCATCGAAGAGGGACATCGTCAGACCTCCGCGAGGCAGCATCGCGCCTCGGGCACCCGGACGCCAGTCGCGCCCGGCACACGGGATGGAACGCGCCCTGCCCTCGCGCCGAGCAGCCGCCTCGGACGAGGAGGCTTGCTCGCCGTGCGCACGCGCGGAGCAATCCCACGGAATCACCACGAGGCTTCGCCCCATCCCGGCACCTGCCGGGGGCCTTCTCGGACAGCGCGCATGCGGTGGTGCCCGGCACACGCGGAACTACGCCGGAGGCCTCAGTTGATTTCGACCGTGCCGCCCTTGATGCGGTGGGTGCCCGTGGCGCGCGACTCCAGGTAGGTCCCCTTCACGATGACCTTCCCGTTGCGGCGCAAGGTGATGCTGGCCTCGCCGCACTTGAGGACGACCTCGTCCTGCCCCTCGA
This genomic window from Myxococcus hansupus contains:
- a CDS encoding (Fe-S)-binding protein; translated protein: MSPIITGLLLALAIPIFVITMSGRVGVLLAMKKENRLDNIPFRVAQLVRFGLGQKRLVDPEEFTPGLFHVLIYAAFMVLALRTIMLFAMGFSTTALEVLTDLSVPFWTDQPALLFLYKVYLLGKDVVAALALLGVAYYIWVRWQVKPDRLTPSWEAYLILCFIGGLMVSEFLFGGSHLVAQAAAAQAPIPVVWWEPFTSLTGMAMAPLGVTAAHVVGVAGFWIHLVIILSFLNFLPIGKHFHIITGLPTVFFQRTHSTGKLPTPDLEKEEFGAATVKDLTWKQGMDLYSCTECGRCQTHCPTYITGKPLTHKAVNQDLKHWIWDNEQWVEEGYGPNGIKEPLPEIVGSALSAETVWACTSCGWCEQACPVFIENVPRLIDMRRYQVQVKAEFPAEIQRVFEGIERQGNPWGLGQDRRDEWAEDLALPTWGDDGGPYEYLFFVGCAGSYDDKQKKVSRALVKILREAGVSFATLSKQEMCNGDSARRMGNEYLFQTMAKTNIESWNSMGVKAVITQCPHCFNTIKNEYPEFGGEYRVINHTQLINELLKEKRIRLSAVMNSKLTYHDPCYLGRHNGVYDAPREVLNAIPGLEVVEMQRSKREGFCCGAGGGRMWMEEHIGTRINHNRLNEAALTLKHAEDPSTPYPNAADKKKPGQVGDYKEQGGSGIVAVACPFCSTMLSDAVNDTGREQNIKVKDITELVADALETKSGAVGTVAPSATVSAKPE
- a CDS encoding ankyrin repeat domain-containing protein, with product MSLFDAVLAGDRDAVESHLSAGADPNPFDAEGRTPLMAAARAGRADLVQLLLDAGAEPDLTDRIGESALIMAAAHGHTEVCEWLMPHARADEQDLARTLLSGLGITDLRLDRPEPQDNSFRRKLASAGAYVSGKLGDAGATKRLERVFRSEKQRKP